In Collimonas arenae, a single genomic region encodes these proteins:
- the ptsP gene encoding phosphoenolpyruvate--protein phosphotransferase produces MASFTLHGIPVSRGIAIGRAHLLAPAAMDVKHYLIGEAEIEAEVQRLQNAVTTVRTELQTIRNDLPKESPPELGAFVDVHLLILSDPMLAEMSLDIVRNRQYNAEWALVTQIDELSTQFDEIEDPYLRERKMDVLQVGERLLKVLTGTATRLPEVDSDGASFANIVVVAYDISPADMLQFRDRAFAGFVTDLGGQNSHTAIVARSLDIPAAVGMNNASRLIKQDDWIIIDGDAGVVIVDPATVILKQYRERQAHLLRSRRKLGKIKKTRAVTLDGTEITLLANIELPSDCAAAMESGANGVGLFRSEFLFMGRIGTQHALPTEDEQFESYRQAVVAMKGRPVTIRTLDVGADKPLNNDEQTALNPALGLRAIRYCLAEPQLFLTQLRAILRASAFGKVKLLIPMLAHAFEIDQTLAMVEQAKQQLRDEGVKFDEAIKIGAMIEIPAAALALPMFIKRMDFLSIGTNDLIQYTLAIDRVDHEVAHLYNPLHPAVLFLLSTVIALGRKAGIPVSVCGEMAGDVKFTRLLLGMGLLEFSMHPAQLLAVKQEILNSDLDDLTLQTKKILRNTEPSAIATAVSQMRMMA; encoded by the coding sequence ATGGCATCCTTTACCCTACATGGCATTCCGGTTTCGCGCGGCATCGCGATCGGCCGCGCGCATTTGCTGGCGCCGGCAGCAATGGACGTCAAACATTACCTGATCGGCGAAGCCGAGATCGAGGCGGAAGTACAGCGCCTGCAGAATGCGGTCACCACGGTGCGTACCGAACTGCAAACCATCCGCAACGATTTGCCGAAAGAATCCCCGCCCGAGTTGGGTGCATTTGTCGACGTTCATTTGCTGATCCTTTCCGACCCGATGCTGGCCGAGATGTCGCTTGATATCGTCCGCAACCGCCAGTACAACGCCGAATGGGCGCTGGTAACCCAGATCGACGAGTTGTCGACCCAGTTCGATGAAATCGAAGATCCCTATCTGCGCGAACGCAAGATGGACGTGCTGCAGGTCGGCGAGCGTTTGCTGAAAGTATTGACCGGCACGGCCACTCGCCTGCCTGAAGTCGACAGCGACGGTGCTTCATTCGCCAACATCGTGGTGGTGGCCTATGACATTTCGCCAGCCGACATGCTGCAGTTCCGCGACCGCGCTTTCGCCGGCTTTGTTACCGATCTCGGCGGCCAGAATTCGCATACTGCAATCGTCGCGCGCAGCCTGGATATCCCGGCCGCAGTCGGCATGAACAACGCTTCGCGCCTGATCAAGCAGGATGACTGGATCATCATCGACGGCGATGCCGGCGTGGTAATCGTCGATCCGGCTACCGTGATACTTAAGCAATACCGCGAACGCCAGGCGCATCTGCTGCGTTCGCGCCGGAAACTCGGCAAGATCAAGAAAACCCGTGCGGTGACGTTGGATGGTACGGAAATCACCTTGCTGGCGAATATCGAACTGCCCAGCGATTGTGCGGCGGCGATGGAGTCCGGCGCCAATGGCGTCGGGTTGTTCCGTTCGGAATTCCTGTTTATGGGCCGTATCGGCACCCAGCATGCATTGCCGACCGAGGACGAGCAGTTTGAATCCTACCGACAAGCAGTGGTGGCGATGAAAGGCCGGCCAGTGACTATCCGTACGCTGGATGTCGGCGCCGACAAGCCGTTGAACAATGACGAGCAGACCGCGCTCAATCCGGCGCTGGGTTTGCGGGCGATTCGCTATTGCCTGGCGGAACCACAGCTGTTCCTGACCCAGTTGCGAGCGATTTTGCGCGCCTCGGCCTTCGGCAAGGTCAAGTTGCTGATCCCGATGCTGGCGCATGCCTTTGAAATCGACCAGACCTTGGCCATGGTTGAGCAGGCCAAGCAGCAGCTGCGCGACGAGGGCGTCAAATTTGACGAAGCTATCAAGATCGGCGCCATGATCGAAATCCCGGCGGCGGCCCTGGCTTTGCCGATGTTTATCAAGCGCATGGATTTTTTGTCAATTGGCACCAACGACCTGATTCAGTACACGCTGGCGATCGATCGCGTCGATCATGAGGTGGCGCACCTGTACAACCCGCTGCATCCGGCTGTCCTGTTCTTGTTGTCGACTGTGATTGCTCTCGGCCGCAAGGCGGGGATTCCGGTCTCGGTCTGCGGAGAAATGGCCGGCGACGTCAAATTTACTCGTTTGTTGCTGGGTATGGGCTTGCTGGAATTCTCCATGCATCCGGCGCAATTGCTGGCAGTCAAGCAGGAAATATTGAACAGCGATCTCGACGACCTGACGCTGCAAACCAAGAAAATCCTGCGTAACACTGAACCTAGCGCGATTGCCACAGCAGTCAGCCAGATGCGCATGATGGCTTGA
- a CDS encoding HPr family phosphocarrier protein, which produces MIQQEIEIINKLGLHARASAKFTQLASKFKCEVWMTRNKRRVNAKSIMGVMMLAAGKGSTILLEADGEDEKTCFDALNQLIQDKFGEGE; this is translated from the coding sequence ATGATTCAACAAGAAATCGAAATTATCAATAAGCTTGGACTGCATGCCCGTGCATCAGCCAAATTCACTCAACTGGCCAGCAAATTCAAATGTGAAGTGTGGATGACCCGCAACAAACGCCGCGTCAACGCCAAGTCGATCATGGGCGTGATGATGCTGGCGGCCGGCAAGGGCAGCACGATCTTGCTGGAAGCCGATGGCGAGGATGAGAAAACCTGTTTCGATGCCTTAAACCAGTTAATTCAGGATAAGTTTGGCGAGGGAGAGTAA
- a CDS encoding PTS sugar transporter subunit IIA, with product MIGILLLTHAPLGQAFIAAASHVFRHTPERLEAIDVIADQNPAEVQKLAKQAAARLDDGSGVLVITDVMGGTPSNCTLPFCSGAQTQVIAGISLPMLLRALTYRNDTLDVVTEMALAGGQGGAVRVDNRVRVSH from the coding sequence ATGATTGGCATTCTTCTTTTAACCCACGCCCCACTGGGCCAGGCATTCATCGCAGCTGCCTCTCACGTGTTTCGCCATACGCCGGAACGGCTTGAAGCGATTGACGTTATTGCTGACCAAAATCCGGCGGAAGTGCAGAAGCTGGCCAAGCAGGCAGCGGCGCGTCTTGACGACGGCTCAGGCGTGCTGGTGATTACCGACGTCATGGGCGGCACGCCGTCCAATTGCACGCTGCCGTTCTGCAGCGGCGCACAAACCCAGGTGATTGCCGGCATCAGCTTGCCGATGTTGCTGCGCGCGTTGACTTATCGCAACGATACGCTGGACGTGGTGACTGAAATGGCGCTGGCCGGCGGGCAGGGCGGCGCCGTCAGGGTGGATAACCGGGTCCGCGTATCACATTGA
- the gshB gene encoding glutathione synthase, whose amino-acid sequence MKIAFLADPLNTFKTYKDSTYAMMVEAVKRGHTLYAFEQKDMALESGIVTANVVKVTLTGDDKDWYRASAPTSMFLSEFDAILLRKDPPFDMEYIYTTYLLELAETQGARVFNKPQAIRDHNEKLAIAQFAKYTSPTLVTRDAARLRAFHDEHQDVILKPLDGMGGTGIFRVRQDGLNLGSIIETLTDNGHRTIMIQRFIPEITAGDKRVLVIGGKVVPFSLARIPQGSEVRGNLAAGGIGVAQPLTVRDREIGEALGPVLSQRGLLLVGLDVIGDYLTEVNVTSPTCFQEIKQQAGFDVAAMFIDALEAALA is encoded by the coding sequence ATGAAAATTGCTTTCCTCGCCGATCCGCTTAATACCTTCAAGACGTATAAGGATTCCACTTACGCCATGATGGTGGAGGCCGTCAAGCGCGGCCATACGCTGTATGCGTTCGAGCAGAAAGACATGGCGCTGGAAAGCGGGATTGTGACCGCCAATGTCGTGAAGGTAACCCTGACTGGCGATGACAAGGACTGGTATCGCGCCAGTGCGCCAACGTCCATGTTCCTGTCGGAATTCGATGCGATCCTGTTGCGCAAGGATCCGCCGTTCGACATGGAATACATCTACACCACGTATCTGCTGGAACTGGCGGAAACCCAGGGGGCGCGCGTATTCAACAAGCCGCAGGCTATCCGCGACCATAATGAGAAACTGGCCATTGCACAATTCGCAAAATACACCTCGCCGACTCTGGTGACGCGTGATGCGGCACGCCTGCGCGCTTTCCATGACGAACATCAGGACGTGATCCTGAAGCCGCTCGACGGCATGGGCGGCACGGGGATTTTCCGGGTGCGTCAAGATGGCTTGAACCTTGGCTCCATCATTGAAACGCTGACAGATAACGGACATCGCACCATCATGATCCAGCGCTTCATCCCTGAGATCACGGCAGGCGACAAACGGGTGCTGGTGATTGGCGGTAAAGTGGTGCCGTTTTCGCTGGCGCGGATTCCGCAAGGCAGCGAAGTGCGTGGCAACCTGGCGGCAGGCGGTATCGGCGTGGCCCAGCCGCTGACAGTGCGCGATCGTGAAATCGGCGAAGCGCTTGGTCCGGTGTTGTCACAGCGGGGCTTGTTACTGGTAGGATTAGATGTGATCGGCGACTATCTGACCGAGGTCAATGTTACTAGTCCAACTTGCTTTCAGGAAATTAAACAGCAAGCGGGTTTTGACGTTGCCGCGATGTTCATTGATGCGCTGGAAGCCGCATTGGCGTAA
- the gshA gene encoding glutamate--cysteine ligase — MVPHLVTALNGPLLDLEKKILAATPAIERWFRMEWQEHTPPFYCSVDLRNSGFKLAPVDTNLFPGGFSNLSPEMLPLAIQAAMAAIEKYCPDAKNLLLLPELNTRNTFYLQNVARLMQVFRQTGLHVRLGSLDESMKESQTIELPDGSTITLEPLERSANGRRLGLKNFDPCTILLNNDLSSGTPSILENLNEQNVLPPLHAGWTVRRKSNHFTAYDEVVKKFAKLVDVDPWMLNPFFAKVDQVDFQATDGDDKLAASVSSLLAKIRKKYKEYGITEKPFVIVKADAGTDGMGVMSVTEVSQIKELSRKQREKLSLGKADGEIHDLIIQEGVHTFEHINDAVAEPVVYMIDRYVVGGFYRVHAERGINENLNAPGAHFVPLAFAQQHALPDMLAKPGTTAPNRFYMYGVVARLGLLAASLEMEKTDPNPEEY, encoded by the coding sequence ATGGTTCCGCACCTTGTCACGGCCCTGAATGGCCCCTTGCTTGATCTAGAAAAGAAAATTCTCGCAGCTACTCCGGCTATCGAGCGCTGGTTCCGGATGGAGTGGCAAGAGCACACGCCGCCGTTCTATTGCTCGGTCGATCTGCGGAATTCGGGCTTCAAGCTGGCGCCTGTGGATACCAACTTGTTTCCGGGCGGTTTCAGCAACCTCTCGCCGGAGATGCTGCCGCTGGCTATACAGGCGGCGATGGCGGCTATCGAAAAATATTGTCCGGACGCCAAGAATCTGTTGCTGCTGCCGGAACTCAACACACGCAATACCTTTTATTTGCAAAATGTGGCGCGGCTGATGCAGGTCTTCCGCCAGACTGGCTTGCATGTGCGGCTTGGTTCGCTTGACGAAAGCATGAAGGAGTCGCAAACCATCGAACTGCCGGATGGCAGCACCATTACGCTGGAGCCGCTGGAACGTTCTGCCAATGGCCGTCGCCTGGGGCTGAAGAATTTCGATCCTTGCACGATTTTGCTGAACAACGATTTGTCGTCCGGCACGCCGTCCATCCTGGAAAATCTCAACGAGCAGAATGTCCTGCCGCCGCTGCATGCCGGCTGGACCGTGCGCCGCAAGAGCAACCATTTCACCGCCTACGACGAAGTGGTCAAGAAATTCGCCAAGCTGGTCGATGTCGACCCGTGGATGCTGAATCCGTTTTTCGCCAAGGTCGACCAGGTTGATTTCCAGGCCACCGACGGCGATGACAAACTGGCGGCGAGCGTCAGTTCCCTGCTGGCGAAAATCCGCAAGAAATACAAGGAATACGGCATTACTGAAAAGCCGTTTGTGATCGTCAAGGCTGATGCGGGCACCGATGGCATGGGCGTAATGAGCGTGACCGAGGTTAGCCAGATCAAGGAACTGAGCCGCAAGCAACGTGAGAAACTATCGTTGGGCAAGGCCGATGGCGAGATTCACGACCTGATCATTCAGGAAGGCGTGCATACTTTCGAGCATATCAACGATGCGGTTGCGGAGCCGGTGGTGTACATGATCGACCGCTACGTGGTCGGCGGCTTCTACCGGGTACATGCGGAACGCGGCATCAACGAGAACCTGAATGCGCCCGGAGCGCATTTTGTACCGTTGGCGTTTGCGCAGCAGCATGCATTGCCGGACATGTTGGCCAAGCCTGGCACGACTGCGCCGAATCGCTTCTATATGTATGGTGTGGTGGCGCGCCTGGGCTTGTTGGCGGCGTCGCTTGAAATGGAAAAGACCGATCCGAATCCGGAAGAATATTAA
- a CDS encoding GNAT family N-acetyltransferase, which translates to MDPTITPQRLTACMVEDVRADQFDQVVGPLTEILMACVAQGASVGFLDTPDAEDAFSFWYGVSGSLVSGGRRLLVARFAGQIVGTVQIVLATPANGHHRAEISKLLVHPDIRRKGVARALMQRAEAIARTDGRSLLILDTRTGDAAESLYYSIGYERAGIIPAYARSTTGKLSDTSFMYKQL; encoded by the coding sequence ATGGACCCGACCATCACCCCGCAACGCTTGACTGCCTGTATGGTGGAAGATGTCAGGGCCGACCAGTTCGATCAGGTCGTGGGGCCGCTCACCGAAATCCTGATGGCCTGCGTGGCGCAAGGCGCCAGTGTCGGCTTCCTGGATACACCCGATGCCGAAGACGCCTTTTCCTTCTGGTACGGCGTCAGCGGTTCACTGGTGAGCGGCGGCCGGCGTCTGCTGGTGGCGCGTTTTGCCGGTCAGATTGTTGGTACAGTCCAAATCGTGTTGGCGACGCCGGCCAATGGCCATCATCGCGCCGAGATTTCCAAGCTGCTGGTGCATCCCGACATCAGGCGCAAAGGCGTGGCGCGCGCTCTGATGCAACGCGCAGAAGCAATCGCCCGCACCGACGGTCGCTCCCTGTTGATCCTTGATACCCGCACCGGGGATGCCGCCGAGTCTTTGTATTATTCCATCGGCTATGAACGGGCCGGGATTATTCCTGCCTACGCGCGGTCAACGACCGGCAAGCTGAGCGACACCAGTTTCATGTACAAGCAACTGTAA
- a CDS encoding ammonium transporter: MLPASAADEASATTAPATASVAPASAGAGASTAAPAAPAAVVAAPAPATTATAAPAAAAPAAPVPNKGDTAWLLVCTAFVILMTLPGLGLFYGGLVRSKNMLSVLMQCFTVFSLIIVLWILYGYSIAFTEGNSIFGGFSRLFLHGMTPDSVAATFSKGVVVPEFAYVVFQGAFAAITCALIIGAFAERAKFSAILVFTVLWFTFAYLPMAHMVWFWPGPDGFVDAASAEKLTATGGWLFQKGALDFAGGTVVHINAAIAGLVGSYVIGKRVGFGKEAFKPHSLTLTMVGASLLWFGWFGFNAGSALEANGSAALAFINTLLATAAAVLSWSAGEWIGKGKPSMLGGASGAVAGLVAITPAAGFVGPMGALVMGLLAGFVCLWGVTGLKRLLGADDALDVFGVHGVGGIMGALLTGVFAAPSLGGTGIYDYVTNAVLPDYSIPGQLWIQFEGVATTLIWSGVVSLIAFKLVDIVMGLRVTEEEEREGLDISSHGESAYHD, encoded by the coding sequence ATGCTGCCGGCATCGGCGGCGGACGAGGCGTCCGCTACAACAGCACCGGCTACGGCAAGTGTGGCGCCGGCCAGTGCCGGTGCAGGTGCTTCCACTGCAGCGCCAGCTGCACCGGCAGCAGTTGTCGCGGCACCCGCTCCGGCAACAACCGCTACGGCGGCGCCTGCCGCAGCAGCGCCGGCCGCACCGGTGCCTAACAAGGGCGACACCGCCTGGTTGCTGGTCTGTACCGCATTCGTAATCCTGATGACTTTGCCTGGTCTGGGTTTGTTCTATGGCGGCCTGGTTCGCAGCAAGAACATGCTGTCGGTGCTGATGCAATGCTTCACTGTATTCTCGCTGATTATCGTGCTGTGGATCCTTTACGGTTACAGCATCGCGTTTACGGAAGGGAATTCTATCTTCGGTGGCTTCAGCCGCCTGTTCTTGCACGGCATGACGCCTGATTCGGTGGCCGCAACCTTCAGCAAGGGCGTAGTCGTACCTGAGTTCGCGTACGTCGTGTTCCAAGGAGCGTTTGCTGCGATCACCTGCGCCCTGATCATCGGCGCTTTCGCTGAACGCGCCAAGTTCTCGGCGATCCTGGTATTCACCGTATTGTGGTTCACTTTCGCTTACCTGCCGATGGCGCATATGGTCTGGTTCTGGCCTGGTCCTGACGGTTTTGTCGATGCAGCTTCGGCGGAAAAACTGACCGCGACCGGCGGCTGGCTGTTCCAAAAAGGCGCGTTGGATTTCGCCGGCGGCACCGTGGTGCATATCAACGCCGCTATCGCCGGCCTGGTCGGTTCCTATGTCATCGGAAAACGCGTTGGTTTCGGCAAGGAAGCATTCAAGCCGCATAGCCTGACCCTCACCATGGTTGGTGCTTCGTTGCTGTGGTTCGGCTGGTTTGGTTTCAATGCCGGTTCCGCTCTGGAAGCCAACGGCAGCGCAGCATTGGCCTTTATTAACACCCTGCTGGCCACTGCCGCTGCGGTGCTGAGTTGGAGCGCAGGCGAATGGATCGGCAAGGGTAAGCCTTCCATGCTGGGCGGCGCTTCCGGCGCTGTCGCCGGTCTGGTGGCGATTACGCCCGCAGCCGGTTTTGTCGGCCCGATGGGCGCCTTGGTCATGGGTTTGCTGGCCGGCTTTGTCTGCCTGTGGGGCGTCACCGGCCTGAAGCGTTTGCTGGGTGCGGACGATGCGCTGGACGTGTTCGGCGTACATGGCGTCGGCGGCATCATGGGTGCATTGCTGACTGGCGTGTTTGCCGCGCCTAGCCTGGGCGGTACAGGGATCTATGACTACGTGACCAATGCGGTCCTGCCAGACTATTCGATTCCGGGTCAGCTGTGGATCCAGTTCGAAGGCGTGGCGACGACGTTGATCTGGTCTGGCGTGGTTTCGCTGATTGCATTCAAGCTGGTCGACATCGTCATGGGCTTGCGCGTGACTGAAGAAGAAGAGCGCGAAGGCCTGGATATTTCCAGCCATGGCGAATCTGCTTATCACGACTAA
- a CDS encoding P-II family nitrogen regulator, protein MKLITAIIKPFKLDEVREALSAIGVQGITVTEVKGFGRQKGHTELYRGAEYVVDFLPKTKIEAAVDDSILEQAVEAIETAARTGKIGDGKIFVFDLQEVIRIRTGETGKDAI, encoded by the coding sequence ATGAAACTGATTACAGCGATCATCAAACCATTTAAGCTCGACGAGGTGCGCGAGGCGCTTTCGGCGATTGGAGTGCAGGGCATCACCGTGACTGAAGTCAAAGGCTTCGGTCGCCAAAAGGGCCACACCGAGCTGTATCGCGGCGCGGAATATGTGGTCGACTTTTTGCCGAAGACGAAAATCGAAGCAGCAGTAGACGACAGTATTCTTGAACAAGCTGTGGAAGCGATTGAAACCGCTGCCCGCACCGGCAAGATTGGCGACGGCAAGATTTTTGTATTTGATCTGCAGGAAGTTATTCGTATTCGTACCGGTGAAACCGGCAAAGACGCAATTTAA
- a CDS encoding TorF family putative porin gives MKKLILAAAIAASVTASLTAGLAHAEDVKPDNEVSYNIGAVNDYRFRGISQTRFDPALQGGADYTNNPTGLYAGTWLSNIKWIKDAVDSANTGTGGKGPVEWDLYAGKRGDLPGGFTYDVGGLYYYYPTNNYSQIGRNANTFELYGQLGYGPAYFKYSHAMTNLFGTVDSKNSAYYDAGANFDVGAGVTLGLHLGHQTVEHTSFASYTDWKIGATKTFDQLAGITLGLAFVGTNAKDGAYVSPSGKNLGRNGAVFSLAKTF, from the coding sequence ATGAAGAAGCTGATTTTAGCCGCAGCAATAGCAGCAAGCGTCACAGCAAGTCTTACGGCAGGTCTGGCGCATGCCGAGGATGTCAAGCCGGATAATGAAGTCAGCTACAACATCGGTGCAGTCAACGACTATCGCTTCCGCGGGATTTCGCAAACGCGTTTCGATCCGGCGTTACAGGGCGGCGCCGACTACACCAATAATCCCACCGGCCTGTATGCAGGCACCTGGCTTTCTAACATCAAATGGATCAAGGATGCGGTCGACAGCGCGAATACCGGCACCGGCGGCAAGGGGCCGGTGGAATGGGATCTCTACGCTGGCAAGCGCGGCGATCTGCCTGGCGGCTTTACCTATGACGTCGGCGGTCTGTATTACTACTACCCGACCAACAACTACAGCCAGATCGGCCGCAACGCCAATACTTTCGAATTGTACGGTCAGCTCGGCTACGGTCCTGCTTACTTCAAATATTCGCATGCGATGACTAACCTGTTCGGCACCGTCGACAGCAAGAACAGCGCTTATTACGACGCCGGCGCCAATTTCGATGTCGGCGCGGGCGTCACGCTTGGGCTGCATCTTGGTCATCAGACCGTTGAGCACACCAGTTTTGCCAGCTATACCGATTGGAAAATCGGCGCCACCAAGACCTTTGACCAACTGGCCGGCATTACCTTGGGCCTGGCTTTCGTAGGTACGAATGCCAAGGACGGCGCTTATGTCAGCCCGAGCGGCAAGAACCTGGGCCGCAATGGAGCGGTGTTTTCTTTAGCGAAGACTTTCTAA
- a CDS encoding PLP-dependent aminotransferase family protein: MKPVSPALSMHLDPAGIALEGGKGLAKQLCLALRQRILATPATYRIKLPTSRNLALALNVSRNTVVRAYEQLYAEGYISSRVGDGTYADGLAAAAAPDLAATAAAVPAMQQSTMQQRLSGYGVRQRRFDGPARAFRLGVPAYDLFPSAIWARLQSNFWRHAPLAHMGYGEAAGNLRLRELVAAYLRHARGLVCEPSQIMITAGAQHGIALCAQLLLDAGDKVAIENPCYPSAAAALKVAGAQLVGIALDQDGMDTAQLAQHTDCRIAYVTPSHQYPVGVTLSLARRLELLAWAERHDSWIIEDDYDGEYRYDGTPLAPLAALDHSARVLYVGTFSKIAFPGLRLGYLVLPAKLVPALSALRAMSDRHPPAADQVVMAEFIAAGHFQRHIRRMRRASRSRRDALMAAWAPLFGAQLPLPKVAAGLHLSLPLVSLQQEAELVAKAIAVGVEINPMSRFCLSGQPVNPQHRAGLALGFAGVDEIAIHKALRLLQQAWHDL, translated from the coding sequence ATGAAACCAGTATCGCCAGCGCTATCCATGCATCTGGATCCGGCCGGGATTGCGCTCGAGGGTGGTAAAGGTCTGGCCAAGCAGCTCTGCCTGGCTTTGCGCCAGCGCATCCTGGCGACGCCGGCTACTTATCGCATCAAGCTGCCTACCTCGCGTAATCTGGCGCTGGCGCTGAATGTATCGCGCAACACTGTGGTGCGCGCTTACGAGCAGCTATATGCAGAAGGCTATATCAGCAGCAGAGTCGGCGATGGCACTTACGCCGATGGCTTGGCGGCGGCAGCCGCTCCCGATCTTGCTGCAACGGCCGCAGCCGTGCCGGCAATGCAGCAATCAACCATGCAGCAGCGCCTGAGCGGCTACGGAGTGCGCCAGCGCCGGTTTGACGGCCCGGCGCGCGCGTTTCGCCTTGGCGTGCCAGCCTATGATTTGTTCCCCAGCGCCATCTGGGCGCGCTTGCAAAGTAATTTCTGGCGTCATGCGCCGTTGGCGCATATGGGCTATGGCGAGGCTGCCGGCAATCTTCGTTTGCGCGAATTGGTCGCGGCCTATCTGCGCCATGCGCGCGGCCTGGTCTGCGAGCCGTCGCAGATCATGATTACCGCCGGCGCCCAGCATGGCATTGCCCTGTGCGCGCAGCTTTTGCTCGACGCCGGCGACAAGGTCGCCATAGAAAATCCCTGTTATCCATCGGCAGCAGCTGCATTGAAGGTGGCCGGCGCGCAGCTGGTGGGAATCGCGCTGGACCAGGATGGCATGGATACTGCGCAATTGGCTCAGCATACCGATTGCCGTATAGCGTACGTAACGCCATCGCACCAATATCCGGTCGGCGTCACGCTGTCGCTGGCGCGGCGGCTCGAATTGCTGGCCTGGGCCGAGCGCCACGACAGCTGGATTATCGAAGACGATTATGACGGAGAATATCGCTATGACGGCACGCCACTGGCGCCGTTGGCGGCCCTGGATCACAGCGCCCGCGTGCTCTACGTCGGCACCTTTTCAAAGATCGCCTTTCCCGGCTTGCGCCTGGGGTACCTGGTTTTGCCGGCCAAGCTGGTGCCGGCACTGAGCGCGCTACGTGCCATGAGTGATCGCCATCCGCCGGCCGCGGATCAGGTGGTGATGGCCGAATTCATCGCCGCCGGTCATTTTCAGCGTCACATCCGTCGCATGCGACGCGCCAGCCGCTCCCGGCGCGATGCCTTGATGGCGGCTTGGGCACCGTTGTTCGGCGCGCAGCTACCGCTGCCCAAGGTTGCCGCCGGTTTGCATCTGAGCCTGCCATTGGTCAGTTTGCAGCAAGAGGCTGAGCTGGTGGCCAAGGCGATTGCCGTTGGTGTCGAAATCAATCCGATGAGCCGTTTTTGCCTTTCTGGCCAGCCGGTGAACCCGCAGCATCGCGCTGGCCTGGCGCTGGGTTTTGCCGGCGTGGATGAAATTGCCATTCACAAAGCATTGCGATTATTGCAGCAGGCTTGGCATGATTTGTAG
- a CDS encoding alpha/beta fold hydrolase: protein MVHRQLLILFAAFCFSGTALADAPQAVEHDAVFKDFRFASGETLPELRIHYRTFGTPQRDAGGKVSNAVLILHGTGGSGAQFIRPEFSGELFGAGQLLDASRYFLILPDGIGHGNSSKPSDGLRSKFPHYGYRDMVEAQYKLLTETLGVNHLRLVMGTSMGGMQTWMWGEQHPEFMDALMPLASVPSQISGRNRVWRRIIIDAIRNDPQWQGGNYTVQPPSLRTTEQMLFFMSSNAVLRQQQMPDLAQADAALDAAVAISMKTADANDTLYFMDASRDYDPGPLLEKIRAPLIAVNSADDLINPPEIGVLEREVKRVPGARMVMVKQSEVTRGHGTHTVAIVWKPWLRQLLTSTQRD, encoded by the coding sequence ATGGTTCATAGGCAATTATTGATTCTGTTTGCGGCGTTCTGTTTTTCCGGGACTGCACTGGCGGATGCGCCGCAAGCGGTCGAGCATGATGCGGTGTTCAAGGATTTCCGTTTTGCGTCCGGCGAGACCTTGCCGGAACTGCGCATCCACTACCGCACCTTCGGTACGCCGCAGCGCGACGCCGGTGGCAAAGTCAGCAATGCCGTGCTGATCTTGCACGGCACCGGCGGTTCCGGCGCGCAGTTCATTCGTCCGGAATTTTCCGGCGAACTGTTCGGCGCCGGCCAGTTGCTCGATGCGTCACGTTATTTCCTGATACTGCCGGATGGCATCGGCCATGGCAATTCCAGCAAACCTAGTGACGGCCTGCGCAGCAAATTTCCGCATTATGGCTACCGCGATATGGTCGAAGCCCAGTACAAGCTGCTCACGGAAACCTTGGGAGTGAACCATTTACGCCTGGTGATGGGTACGTCGATGGGTGGCATGCAGACCTGGATGTGGGGTGAACAACATCCGGAATTCATGGATGCCCTAATGCCGCTGGCCAGTGTGCCGTCTCAGATTTCCGGCCGCAACCGCGTCTGGCGTCGCATCATCATCGATGCCATCCGCAACGATCCGCAGTGGCAGGGCGGTAATTACACGGTGCAGCCGCCGAGTTTGCGTACCACTGAGCAGATGCTTTTTTTCATGTCCAGCAATGCAGTGCTGCGCCAGCAGCAGATGCCGGATCTGGCGCAAGCCGATGCCGCGCTGGATGCTGCCGTCGCCATCTCGATGAAGACTGCCGACGCTAATGACACCTTGTATTTCATGGATGCTTCGCGCGATTACGATCCCGGACCGTTGCTGGAAAAGATCCGGGCTCCGCTGATTGCTGTAAATTCCGCCGACGATCTGATCAATCCGCCGGAAATCGGTGTTCTTGAACGTGAGGTCAAACGTGTGCCGGGCGCGCGTATGGTGATGGTCAAGCAAAGCGAGGTGACGCGCGGCCACGGCACCCACACAGTGGCGATCGTCTGGAAACCCTGGTTGCGGCAACTGCTGACATCGACGCAGCGCGATTAA